One genomic window of Candidatus Wallbacteria bacterium includes the following:
- a CDS encoding HesA/MoeB/ThiF family protein — protein sequence MGLERYSRQIAFSGIGLEGQKVLSAAEVVILGAGALGTNLAEQLARGGIGRVRLIDPERVELSNLQRQTLFDERDLGRLKCFAASEKLFRINSSVRLETVIVRADQHNIRKLLQGFDLVLDATDNFQARLLINQTCLELSLPWVHTAVTGACGQSLAFKPDGACFSCFMPDIPDSDDYPGVNNCGILNSIVRIMSAVSCTTALKILLGEEVEERLIVFDAWKNRFQKMKIERNPACHVCGNLTEHLRRKL from the coding sequence TGCTGTCTGCTGCAGAAGTAGTGATCCTTGGAGCTGGAGCACTTGGGACAAACCTGGCAGAACAGCTTGCACGGGGCGGCATAGGCAGAGTGCGTCTGATCGATCCGGAGCGGGTGGAGCTTTCCAATCTCCAGCGGCAGACCCTTTTCGATGAGCGTGATCTTGGCAGATTGAAATGTTTCGCTGCCTCAGAAAAATTGTTCAGGATCAATTCTTCAGTGCGCCTGGAAACTGTGATTGTCAGAGCTGATCAGCATAATATCCGGAAACTTTTACAAGGGTTCGACCTGGTGCTGGATGCTACCGACAATTTTCAGGCAAGACTCCTGATCAATCAGACCTGCCTCGAATTATCCCTGCCCTGGGTGCATACTGCAGTAACCGGAGCTTGCGGGCAGTCGCTGGCATTTAAGCCGGATGGCGCCTGTTTCTCCTGCTTCATGCCGGACATTCCTGACTCTGACGACTATCCTGGGGTTAATAATTGTGGGATCCTGAATTCAATCGTCCGGATCATGTCCGCAGTGAGCTGTACAACAGCGCTGAAGATTTTGCTTGGAGAAGAAGTCGAGGAAAGACTGATTGTATTTGACGCCTGGAAAAACAGATTCCAGAAAATGAAAATAGAGCGGAACCCGGCCTGCCATGTGTGCGGCAATCTTACTGAGCATTTGCGCCGTAAGTTATAA